One window from the genome of Lynx canadensis isolate LIC74 chromosome E3, mLynCan4.pri.v2, whole genome shotgun sequence encodes:
- the LYRM1 gene encoding LYR motif-containing protein 1 isoform X2, translated as MAGPEQAQHFSPRMTTATRQEVLGLYRRIFRLVRKWQAASGQMEDTIKEKQYILNEARTLFQKNKNLTDTDLIKQCIDECTARIEIGLHYQIPYPRPIHLPPMGLTPLRGRGLRSQEKLRKLSKPVYLKSHDEIS; from the exons GATGACAACAGCAACACGACAAGAAGTTCTTGGCCTCTACCGCAGAATTTTCAGGCTTGTGAGGAAATGGCAGGCGGCATCAGGGCAGATGGAAGAcaccattaaagaaaaacagtacATATTAAATGAAGCCAGAACGCtgttccagaaaaacaaaaat CTCACAGACACAGACCTGATTAAACAGTGTATAGATGAATGCACAGCAAGGATTGAAATTGGACTGCATTACCAGATTCCTTATCCACGGCCA ATTCATCTGCCTCCAATGGGCCTTACCCCACTACGAGGCCGGGGACTTCGAAGCCAGGAAAAACTGAGGAAACTTTCCAAACCAGTATATCTCAAGTCTCATGATGAGATTTCCTAA
- the LYRM1 gene encoding LYR motif-containing protein 1 isoform X4: MTTATRQEVLGLYRRIFRLVRKWQAASGQMEDTIKEKQYILNEARTLFQKNKNLTDTDLIKQCIDECTARIEIGLHYQIPYPRPIHLPPMGLTPLRGRGLRSQEKLRKLSKPVYLKSHDEIS; the protein is encoded by the exons ATGACAACAGCAACACGACAAGAAGTTCTTGGCCTCTACCGCAGAATTTTCAGGCTTGTGAGGAAATGGCAGGCGGCATCAGGGCAGATGGAAGAcaccattaaagaaaaacagtacATATTAAATGAAGCCAGAACGCtgttccagaaaaacaaaaat CTCACAGACACAGACCTGATTAAACAGTGTATAGATGAATGCACAGCAAGGATTGAAATTGGACTGCATTACCAGATTCCTTATCCACGGCCA ATTCATCTGCCTCCAATGGGCCTTACCCCACTACGAGGCCGGGGACTTCGAAGCCAGGAAAAACTGAGGAAACTTTCCAAACCAGTATATCTCAAGTCTCATGATGAGATTTCCTAA